A single region of the Sulfitobacter geojensis genome encodes:
- a CDS encoding PAS-domain containing protein, which yields MQISDEQAKAMTSAGLNLIAQALTIYDSDLKLVVSNAPFQQMFNLPDRLVTPGAPFEDTIHHLATRGEYGPVEDVDSFVTERTDQARAFIPHYMERTRANGRTISVEGSPLPQGGWVSVYTDITATKRQEELLSARSDALSDQVLAHTEQLAATNRELAAMITTLEETQRQLTASEARTRLTTQMMPAHIAHVDARGHYTFSNNRLSSVFAGRPSDIVGLHISAALGASAYDRIKPALSDAFGGISTLKEFTDDTSARRIRVAFTPDTLGGAYILSMDVTEETQTREALQQTRKRELAAQIISGLAHDFSNLLTIILGMQSRILRLPDVPPQALELVNGTLAAARRGGTLLSSIGDVTGPRAQRPTATDPAGVLSDLATLAQPALPDGMTLTIKNNAPDQAVLLDKGHVTDSLLNLILNARDACGATGQITVTQQVVNETWIEWTVQDTGPGFSPNALERGIDPFFTTKGSEGGGLGLSMVYDMTKSAGGDLRLRNGDTGAHVTLRLPYRAALPATTGLALLVEDDGDIRATVRDLLMHLGHSVIEATSADEATALLADLPDIAMILSDIQLVGEATGLDLAQRNAGRVPMLLMTSLPPDNALFRTGQQLAPVLRKPFTADDLAALITPACEAPQ from the coding sequence ATGCAGATTAGCGACGAACAAGCCAAAGCGATGACCAGCGCCGGGTTGAACCTGATCGCGCAGGCGCTGACAATCTATGATTCCGATCTGAAACTTGTCGTCTCGAACGCACCCTTCCAGCAGATGTTCAACCTGCCAGACCGGCTTGTCACCCCCGGTGCCCCGTTCGAAGACACCATCCACCATCTTGCCACACGCGGCGAATATGGACCGGTGGAAGATGTCGACAGTTTTGTCACCGAACGCACCGATCAGGCCCGCGCCTTCATCCCCCATTACATGGAACGCACCCGTGCCAACGGGCGCACGATCAGCGTCGAAGGGTCGCCATTGCCTCAGGGCGGTTGGGTCAGTGTCTATACCGATATCACCGCCACGAAACGGCAGGAAGAATTGCTCAGCGCCCGCTCCGACGCTCTGTCGGATCAGGTGCTGGCCCACACCGAACAGCTTGCCGCGACCAACCGTGAACTGGCCGCGATGATCACTACGCTGGAAGAAACACAACGCCAGCTTACCGCATCAGAGGCGCGTACCCGTCTGACCACCCAGATGATGCCGGCCCATATTGCGCATGTAGATGCACGCGGACACTACACGTTCTCCAACAACAGACTCTCCAGCGTCTTTGCCGGCCGCCCAAGTGATATCGTCGGATTGCACATCAGCGCGGCCCTCGGGGCCTCGGCCTATGACCGGATCAAACCGGCGCTCAGCGATGCCTTCGGGGGCATTTCGACCCTCAAAGAATTCACCGATGACACCTCGGCCCGCCGCATCCGCGTGGCCTTTACCCCTGATACGCTGGGCGGTGCCTATATTCTGTCGATGGATGTGACCGAGGAAACCCAAACCCGCGAGGCCCTGCAACAAACCCGCAAACGCGAGCTGGCCGCACAGATAATTTCCGGCCTCGCGCATGATTTCTCGAACCTGCTGACGATCATTCTGGGGATGCAATCGCGCATCTTGCGCCTGCCCGATGTGCCGCCACAGGCGCTGGAACTGGTCAACGGCACCCTTGCAGCGGCGCGGCGCGGCGGGACCCTGCTCAGTTCCATCGGCGATGTCACCGGCCCGCGGGCCCAGCGCCCCACAGCCACCGATCCGGCGGGCGTGCTTAGCGATCTTGCAACACTGGCACAACCGGCCCTGCCCGACGGCATGACCCTGACAATCAAAAACAACGCCCCCGATCAGGCTGTCCTGCTGGACAAGGGGCATGTGACCGACAGCCTGCTGAACCTGATCCTGAACGCCCGTGATGCCTGTGGCGCGACCGGCCAAATCACCGTCACCCAACAGGTCGTCAACGAAACATGGATTGAATGGACCGTGCAGGATACCGGCCCCGGCTTTTCGCCAAACGCCCTCGAGCGCGGCATCGATCCATTTTTCACCACCAAAGGCAGCGAAGGCGGCGGGCTGGGCCTGTCGATGGTTTACGACATGACCAAATCTGCCGGCGGTGATCTGCGCCTGCGCAACGGTGATACCGGTGCCCATGTCACCCTGCGCCTGCCGTATCGCGCGGCCCTGCCGGCCACCACCGGCCTTGCCCTTTTGGTCGAGGATGACGGCGATATCCGCGCCACCGTGCGCGATCTGCTGATGCATCTTGGCCATTCCGTCATCGAAGCCACCAGCGCAGACGAGGCCACCGCGCTGCTTGCCGATCTGCCCGACATCGCGATGATCCTCTCCGATATCCAACTGGTGGGCGAGGCTA
- a CDS encoding ABC transporter ATP-binding protein, with translation MLDDVKAAETQVDNVLEVNNIEVIYNHVILVLKGVSLNVPKGGITALLGGNGAGKTTTLKAISGLLASERGEVTKGSIKYRGLDIAHADPAETVKQGVVQVMEGRHCFEHLTVEENLMTGAYTRADGKGAIAADLEMVYNYFPRLRERRKSQAGYTSGGEQQMCAVGRALMSKPETILLDEPSMGLAPQLVEQIFNIVKEINEKEGVTFLLAEQNTNVALRFAHYGYILESGRVVMDGPAADLRENQDVKEFYLGMSDEGRKSFRDVRSYRRRKRWLS, from the coding sequence ATGCTGGATGACGTAAAAGCCGCCGAGACACAGGTCGATAACGTGTTGGAGGTCAACAATATCGAAGTGATCTACAACCACGTGATCCTTGTGTTGAAAGGCGTCAGCCTGAACGTACCCAAAGGGGGCATCACGGCCCTTTTGGGCGGGAATGGCGCGGGCAAGACCACGACGCTAAAGGCGATTTCGGGGCTGTTGGCCAGCGAACGCGGTGAAGTGACCAAAGGGTCGATCAAGTATCGCGGACTGGACATTGCGCATGCGGATCCTGCCGAAACGGTGAAGCAAGGCGTTGTTCAGGTGATGGAAGGGCGTCATTGCTTTGAACACCTGACGGTCGAGGAAAACCTGATGACCGGTGCCTATACCCGCGCTGACGGCAAGGGCGCAATCGCGGCCGACCTCGAGATGGTTTACAACTATTTCCCGCGCCTGCGCGAGCGGCGCAAATCACAGGCCGGTTATACATCGGGCGGCGAACAGCAGATGTGTGCCGTGGGGCGTGCGTTGATGTCCAAACCCGAAACGATCCTGTTGGATGAACCAAGCATGGGTCTGGCCCCGCAATTGGTCGAACAGATTTTCAACATCGTGAAAGAGATCAACGAAAAGGAAGGCGTGACCTTTTTGCTGGCGGAACAGAACACCAATGTGGCCCTGCGCTTTGCGCATTACGGCTACATTCTGGAATCCGGGCGCGTCGTGATGGACGGCCCTGCCGCCGATCTGCGTGAAAATCAGGATGTTAAGGAATTCTATCTGGGCATGTCGGATGAGGGGCGCAAATCCTTCCGCGATGTGCGGTCCTATCGTCGGCGCAAGCGCTGGCTGTCCTGA
- a CDS encoding branched-chain amino acid ABC transporter permease, protein MFYREAGDFSTTYADDQQTFPIKFDRYRYYVVLFIAIVIVPFVINDYWANSLLLPFLIYAIAALGLNILVGYCGQVSLGTGGFMAVGAYSCYKFMTGVDIWWGGELLFRLPEFNIFFSVIMGGVMTALVGVLFGLPSLRIKGFYLAVATLAAQFFLVWLFNRVAWFYNYSASGQISAPERDLFGVLITGPSTPAWATYMFCLFFTIVSAVIARNMTRGAAGRKWMAIRDMDIAAEIIGVNPLKAKLTAFAVSSFFIGISGALFFAVYLGAVEVGEAFSITKSFLVLFMIIIGGLGSIFGSFAGAAFLVLLPVALKVVGVDWFGWPTDIVAHLQLVVVGGLIIVFLIAEPHGIAQLWRVAKEKLRLWPFPH, encoded by the coding sequence ATGTTCTACCGTGAAGCAGGCGATTTCAGCACGACCTATGCTGACGACCAACAGACCTTTCCGATCAAATTCGACCGGTATCGCTATTACGTGGTGTTGTTCATCGCGATTGTGATCGTACCGTTCGTGATCAACGACTACTGGGCCAACTCGCTGTTGTTGCCCTTCCTGATCTACGCGATTGCGGCCTTGGGGTTGAATATTCTGGTGGGCTATTGCGGGCAGGTTAGCCTTGGCACAGGCGGGTTTATGGCGGTGGGGGCGTATAGCTGTTACAAGTTCATGACCGGCGTGGACATCTGGTGGGGCGGCGAATTGCTGTTCCGGCTGCCGGAGTTCAATATCTTTTTCTCTGTGATCATGGGCGGGGTGATGACCGCGCTTGTGGGGGTGTTGTTCGGTCTGCCGTCCTTGCGGATCAAGGGGTTCTATCTGGCGGTGGCGACACTGGCGGCGCAGTTCTTTCTGGTGTGGTTGTTCAACCGCGTGGCGTGGTTTTACAACTATTCCGCCTCGGGTCAGATTTCGGCACCGGAACGCGATTTGTTCGGGGTGTTGATCACCGGACCCAGCACACCGGCCTGGGCGACTTATATGTTCTGTCTGTTCTTCACGATTGTCAGCGCGGTAATTGCCCGCAACATGACGCGCGGCGCAGCAGGGCGTAAATGGATGGCGATCCGTGACATGGACATCGCCGCCGAGATCATCGGGGTGAACCCGCTGAAAGCGAAACTGACGGCCTTTGCTGTGTCGAGTTTCTTTATCGGGATTTCGGGCGCGTTGTTCTTTGCCGTCTATCTGGGTGCGGTCGAAGTGGGTGAGGCGTTTAGCATCACCAAGTCGTTCCTTGTTCTGTTCATGATCATCATCGGCGGCCTTGGCAGCATCTTTGGCTCCTTCGCGGGGGCGGCGTTTCTGGTGCTGTTGCCGGTCGCGCTGAAGGTTGTTGGCGTGGACTGGTTCGGTTGGCCCACAGATATCGTGGCGCATTTGCAGCTGGTTGTTGTGGGCGGGTTGATCATTGTCTTCCTGATCGCAGAACCGCACGGGATTGCGCAGCTGTGGCGTGTGGCGAAAGAGAAATTGAGATTGTGGCCTTTCCCGCACTAG
- a CDS encoding phenylacetate--CoA ligase family protein, with translation MAETYFDDLETRSADAREAAQLEALNAQLARVGHAPVADLAGLAQLPVMRKSDLTKLQKEQPPFGGINVSNITHVFQSPGPIYEPGGSSHDWFRMGRFLHAAGLDAHDIVQNCFGYHLTPAGHMFESGARAVGAKVLPAGVGQTELQVTAARDIGTTAYAGTPDYLKIILEKADEMGVSLGITKAAVGGGALFPSLRQYYTDRGISCLQCYATADVGNIAYESAAMEGMILDEGVIVEIVTPGTGNPVAEGEVGEVVVTTLNADYPLIRFATGDLSAIMAGASPCGRTNRRIKGWMGRADQTTKIKGMFVRPEQVAALVAHHDEITKARVVASRASEQDVMTVHIESAGGDAEVYGHSVAQLLKLKGQIVIVEPGSLPKDGLVIEDQRSYD, from the coding sequence ATGGCCGAGACCTATTTTGACGACCTAGAGACCCGCAGCGCGGATGCACGTGAGGCTGCCCAGCTGGAGGCGTTGAACGCGCAACTGGCCCGTGTGGGCCACGCCCCAGTGGCCGATCTGGCAGGGCTGGCGCAGCTGCCGGTGATGCGCAAATCCGACCTGACGAAGCTGCAAAAAGAGCAGCCGCCGTTTGGCGGGATCAACGTGAGCAACATCACACATGTGTTTCAATCACCGGGGCCGATTTATGAACCCGGCGGCAGCAGCCACGACTGGTTTCGCATGGGGCGGTTCCTGCATGCGGCAGGACTGGACGCGCATGATATTGTGCAGAACTGTTTCGGCTATCACCTGACGCCTGCGGGCCATATGTTTGAAAGTGGTGCGCGCGCGGTCGGGGCCAAGGTGTTACCCGCCGGTGTGGGCCAGACCGAACTGCAAGTGACAGCGGCACGCGATATTGGCACAACGGCTTATGCAGGTACGCCCGATTACCTGAAAATCATTCTTGAGAAAGCCGACGAAATGGGCGTGAGCCTGGGCATCACCAAGGCGGCGGTCGGCGGCGGTGCGCTGTTCCCGTCTTTGCGCCAGTACTATACCGATCGCGGGATTTCCTGTTTGCAGTGTTATGCCACGGCGGATGTGGGCAACATCGCGTATGAGAGCGCTGCGATGGAGGGGATGATTCTGGACGAGGGTGTGATCGTAGAGATCGTAACCCCCGGTACGGGCAATCCGGTGGCAGAAGGCGAGGTGGGCGAGGTTGTCGTCACCACGTTGAATGCGGATTATCCGTTGATCCGGTTCGCGACGGGGGATTTGTCGGCGATCATGGCGGGCGCATCGCCCTGCGGGCGTACCAACCGGCGCATCAAGGGCTGGATGGGCCGCGCGGATCAGACCACCAAGATCAAGGGCATGTTTGTGCGCCCCGAACAGGTGGCCGCATTGGTCGCGCATCATGATGAAATTACCAAGGCACGCGTTGTGGCCAGCCGCGCCAGCGAACAGGATGTGATGACCGTGCATATCGAAAGTGCCGGCGGCGATGCCGAAGTTTACGGGCATTCCGTGGCGCAGTTGCTGAAGCTGAAGGGGCAGATCGTGATTGTCGAACCCGGTAGTTTGCCCAAGGACGGGTTGGTGATCGAAGATCAGCGCAGCTACGACTAG
- a CDS encoding branched-chain amino acid ABC transporter permease, with product MNEQLAFTIEVFANGLMAGVLYALVALGFVLIYKASGIFNYAQGVMALFAAMTLVGIQNGQVPFAHLINAIFGTDVHHFGWHVHSFLAIALTVGVMIALAWAVQRFVFKHLVGQEPIILFMATIGLAYFLEGVADLMWGSELKALNVCAAEGACLPQGMNMWLEGTTYEALGYGFFIDNLDIVATIVAAVLVAGLIIFAQYTKQGRAMRAVADDHQAALSVGVSLNFIWILVWSLAGFVALVAGIMWGAKSGVQFSLSLIALKALPVLMLGGFTSIPGAIVGGLIIGVGEKLFEFLIGAPFLGGATENWFAYMLALLFLVFRPQGLFGEKIIERV from the coding sequence ATGAACGAACAACTCGCCTTTACGATCGAGGTTTTTGCCAACGGGCTGATGGCCGGGGTGCTTTATGCGCTTGTGGCTCTCGGCTTTGTGCTGATTTACAAAGCCTCCGGCATTTTTAACTATGCGCAGGGCGTGATGGCGCTTTTTGCGGCGATGACGCTGGTGGGCATCCAGAACGGCCAGGTGCCGTTTGCGCATCTGATCAACGCGATTTTCGGGACTGATGTGCACCACTTTGGCTGGCATGTGCATTCCTTCCTCGCGATTGCGCTGACGGTTGGTGTTATGATTGCGCTGGCCTGGGCGGTGCAACGGTTCGTGTTCAAACATCTGGTCGGGCAGGAGCCGATCATCCTGTTCATGGCGACCATCGGTCTGGCCTATTTCCTTGAAGGGGTGGCGGATCTGATGTGGGGGTCTGAACTGAAGGCGCTGAACGTCTGTGCCGCCGAGGGGGCCTGTTTGCCGCAGGGTATGAACATGTGGCTTGAGGGCACGACCTATGAGGCGCTGGGCTACGGCTTTTTCATCGACAACCTTGATATCGTAGCGACGATTGTTGCGGCGGTGCTGGTGGCGGGACTGATCATATTCGCGCAATACACCAAGCAGGGCCGCGCGATGCGGGCTGTGGCGGATGACCATCAGGCGGCGCTGTCGGTTGGTGTGTCGTTGAACTTTATCTGGATCTTGGTCTGGTCGCTGGCGGGGTTTGTCGCGCTGGTTGCAGGGATCATGTGGGGCGCGAAATCGGGTGTGCAGTTCTCGCTGTCGCTGATCGCCCTGAAAGCGCTGCCGGTGCTGATGCTGGGGGGCTTTACCTCCATCCCCGGTGCGATTGTCGGCGGGTTGATCATCGGTGTGGGTGAGAAGCTGTTTGAATTCCTGATCGGTGCGCCGTTCCTTGGTGGTGCGACAGAGAACTGGTTTGCCTATATGCTGGCGCTTTTGTTCTTGGTGTTCCGTCCGCAGGGCTTGTTCGGGGAGAAGATCATTGAGCGTGTTTGA
- a CDS encoding ABC transporter ATP-binding protein produces the protein MKDTADSYVTADGRTIGPVVMEMKNITLRFGGVEAIKDISFDIREGEIRAIIGPNGAGKSSMLNVISGFYVPQEGEVWYKGARRPAMKPFEVAQQGIARTFQNIALFEGMSVLDNVMTGRLTQMKAGLFAQSLWKGKAEAEEVENREVAEKIIDFLEIQAIRKTPVARLPYGLKKRVELARALAAEPSILLLDEPMAGMNVEEKEDMSRFILDVNDEFGTTIALIEHDMGVVMDLSDRVVVMDYGKKIGDGTPDEVRGNQDVIDAYLGVAHD, from the coding sequence GTGAAAGATACTGCTGACAGCTATGTCACCGCGGACGGGCGCACCATTGGGCCTGTTGTGATGGAGATGAAGAATATTACCCTGAGATTCGGGGGGGTTGAGGCGATCAAGGATATCTCTTTTGATATTCGTGAGGGCGAAATCCGCGCGATCATCGGGCCGAACGGCGCGGGTAAGTCGTCGATGTTGAACGTCATCTCGGGGTTCTATGTCCCGCAGGAGGGCGAGGTCTGGTACAAGGGCGCGCGCCGGCCCGCGATGAAGCCGTTCGAGGTGGCCCAACAGGGGATCGCCCGCACGTTCCAGAACATCGCCCTTTTCGAGGGGATGAGCGTTCTGGACAACGTGATGACGGGCCGTTTGACCCAGATGAAGGCGGGTTTGTTTGCCCAGTCTTTGTGGAAGGGCAAGGCGGAGGCCGAAGAGGTCGAGAACCGTGAAGTCGCTGAAAAGATTATCGATTTTCTTGAAATTCAAGCCATTCGCAAGACGCCGGTGGCGCGTTTGCCTTATGGTTTGAAAAAGCGCGTTGAACTTGCGCGGGCACTGGCGGCTGAGCCGTCGATCCTGTTGCTGGATGAACCGATGGCGGGGATGAACGTCGAGGAAAAAGAGGACATGAGCCGCTTTATTCTGGATGTGAACGACGAATTCGGCACGACGATCGCGCTGATCGAACATGATATGGGCGTGGTCATGGACCTGTCCGACCGTGTGGTTGTGATGGATTACGGCAAAAAGATCGGCGACGGCACACCGGATGAGGTGCGCGGAAATCAGGATGTGATCGATGCCTATCTGGGGGTTGCGCATGACTGA
- a CDS encoding ABC transporter substrate-binding protein, which produces MKYKLGTMAVATMMAASPVMADLVFPSLSYRTGPYAAGGIPFADGYADYFTMLNARDGGIGGVMTKVIECETGYNTEKGVECYESTKGEGSLVYQPLSTGITYQLIPKTTADGIPMHTMGYGRTSAKNGDTFSHTFNYPANYWDGASGAINYLLGENGGDLKGKKVALVYHNSAYGKEPIRTLQELSAKHGFEFKEVPVDHPGQEQKSQWLQIRRDKPDYVIMYGWGVMNQVAVQEAANIRFPMENFIGIWWSGSENDVLAAGDAANGYKALTFHGVGSDFPVFDDIQKHVVDAGNAAGAGDQIGTVLYNRGLYAAMLAAEAVKTAQEIHGVADINAAQMRDGMEALSITEAKMAELGLPNFGPSFDVSCANHGGDGLVGVTQWDASSKTWSLISNFAETDADVVGPLIAEDSAAYAAENNIESSCN; this is translated from the coding sequence ATGAAATATAAACTAGGTACAATGGCCGTCGCGACGATGATGGCAGCAAGCCCCGTTATGGCGGATCTTGTATTCCCGTCACTCAGCTATCGCACAGGCCCTTATGCGGCGGGCGGTATCCCGTTTGCGGATGGCTATGCGGATTATTTCACCATGCTGAACGCCCGTGATGGCGGCATTGGCGGTGTGATGACCAAGGTTATCGAATGCGAGACCGGCTATAACACCGAGAAGGGTGTTGAGTGTTACGAGTCCACCAAGGGCGAAGGCAGCCTTGTCTATCAACCGCTGTCCACCGGTATCACGTACCAGCTGATCCCCAAAACCACCGCTGATGGCATCCCGATGCACACGATGGGTTATGGCCGGACATCAGCCAAGAACGGCGACACGTTCAGCCACACGTTCAACTATCCTGCGAACTATTGGGACGGTGCGTCAGGCGCGATCAACTATCTGCTGGGCGAAAACGGTGGTGACCTGAAGGGCAAGAAGGTTGCGCTGGTCTATCACAACTCTGCCTACGGCAAGGAGCCGATCCGCACGCTTCAGGAACTGTCCGCCAAGCACGGTTTCGAGTTCAAGGAAGTGCCGGTCGACCACCCCGGTCAGGAGCAGAAATCCCAGTGGCTGCAAATCCGTCGGGACAAGCCTGATTACGTGATCATGTACGGCTGGGGCGTGATGAACCAGGTTGCGGTTCAGGAAGCGGCGAACATTCGGTTCCCGATGGAAAACTTCATCGGCATCTGGTGGTCCGGTTCTGAAAACGATGTTCTTGCAGCGGGTGACGCAGCGAACGGGTACAAGGCGCTGACGTTCCACGGTGTTGGGTCTGATTTCCCCGTGTTTGACGACATCCAGAAGCACGTTGTGGACGCAGGCAATGCCGCCGGTGCGGGCGATCAGATCGGTACGGTTTTGTATAACCGTGGTCTCTATGCTGCGATGCTGGCAGCGGAAGCTGTGAAAACGGCGCAGGAAATCCACGGTGTCGCAGACATCAACGCCGCGCAGATGCGTGACGGGATGGAAGCCCTGTCGATCACCGAAGCGAAGATGGCCGAACTGGGCTTGCCGAACTTTGGTCCAAGCTTTGACGTGTCCTGTGCGAACCACGGCGGTGACGGCCTTGTGGGTGTGACGCAGTGGGATGCATCGTCCAAGACATGGTCGCTGATCTCCAACTTTGCCGAAACAGATGCAGATGTGGTCGGCCCGCTGATCGCTGAGGATTCTGCGGCATATGCGGCAGAAAACAACATCGAAAGCAGCTGTAACTAA
- a CDS encoding AMP-binding protein: MATPLTRADGLGSVPALLHRNATQFANAPAYREKEYGIWQSWTWSQTRDEVEALALGLMEMGINEGDFVAIIGRNRPYLYWAMMAAEMCGAVPVPLYQDANSEEMAYVMNHCGARFAIVGDQEQVDKILEVQEELPEFEQMIYLDPRGLRKYDHGAMKQYSNVQEIGRQLRDKHIKELEARQAKLDYDSTGVMLYTSGTTGKPKGVVLSNRNIIETAKSSSEFDDLRQTDEILAYLPMAWVGDFIFSVGQALWTGFCTNCPESADTMHVDLREIGPTYYFAPPRVFETQLTNVMIRMEDASRMKKWLFDTFMAHARKVGPDILDGKSVSQWDRFKYKLGEAFIYGPLKNTLGFSRVRVGYTAGEAIGPEIFDFYRSLGINLKQLYGQTEATVFITAQPDGEVRSDTVGVTCPGVELKIAENGEVFYRSPGVFVEYYKNPESTADTKDAEGWVATGDAGFIEESSGHLRIIDRAKDVGQMADGSLFAPKYVENKLKFFPNILEAVVFGNGKDECTAFINIDLTAVGNWAERNNIGYASYQELARHPQVMDTIQSHVEEVNASVAQDEMLSGCQIHRFVVLHKELDADDGELTRTRKVRRRIIEEKYDDIITALYDGSKSISTETEVTYEDGRKGSIKATLEVRDAKVMPVAQRMAAQ, encoded by the coding sequence TTGGCCACGCCACTGACGCGCGCCGACGGACTTGGGTCCGTTCCGGCGCTACTGCATCGTAATGCAACGCAATTTGCGAACGCACCGGCGTATCGCGAGAAAGAATACGGCATCTGGCAGAGCTGGACCTGGAGCCAGACCCGCGATGAGGTCGAGGCGCTGGCGCTTGGCCTGATGGAGATGGGCATCAACGAAGGCGACTTTGTTGCGATCATCGGGCGCAACCGGCCCTATCTGTACTGGGCGATGATGGCGGCGGAGATGTGTGGTGCGGTGCCTGTGCCCTTGTATCAGGACGCCAACTCCGAAGAGATGGCTTATGTGATGAACCACTGCGGGGCGCGTTTTGCCATCGTCGGGGATCAGGAACAGGTCGATAAAATTCTGGAAGTGCAAGAAGAGCTGCCCGAGTTCGAGCAGATGATTTACCTCGATCCGCGGGGCTTGCGCAAATACGACCACGGCGCGATGAAGCAGTATTCCAATGTGCAGGAAATCGGCCGGCAACTGCGTGACAAGCACATCAAGGAGCTGGAGGCGCGTCAGGCGAAGCTGGATTATGATAGCACCGGCGTGATGCTTTATACCTCCGGTACGACCGGCAAGCCCAAGGGTGTAGTGCTGTCCAACCGCAATATTATCGAAACGGCCAAGTCGTCGTCGGAGTTTGATGACCTGCGTCAAACCGACGAAATTCTGGCATATCTGCCAATGGCTTGGGTCGGCGATTTTATCTTTTCCGTAGGTCAGGCGCTGTGGACAGGGTTCTGCACGAATTGCCCTGAATCCGCGGACACCATGCATGTGGATCTGCGTGAAATCGGGCCGACCTATTATTTCGCCCCACCCCGCGTGTTCGAAACGCAGTTGACCAATGTGATGATCCGCATGGAAGACGCCAGCCGTATGAAAAAATGGCTGTTCGACACCTTCATGGCCCACGCCCGCAAGGTCGGGCCGGATATTCTGGATGGCAAGAGCGTCAGCCAGTGGGACCGGTTCAAATACAAGCTGGGCGAGGCGTTCATCTATGGGCCGCTCAAGAACACATTGGGCTTTAGCCGAGTGCGCGTGGGCTACACCGCCGGTGAGGCGATCGGGCCTGAGATTTTTGATTTTTACCGCTCGCTCGGGATCAACCTCAAGCAGCTTTATGGCCAGACCGAAGCGACCGTTTTCATCACGGCGCAACCCGATGGGGAGGTGCGCAGCGATACGGTTGGCGTGACCTGCCCCGGTGTGGAGCTGAAGATTGCCGAGAATGGCGAGGTTTTCTATCGCTCGCCCGGCGTCTTTGTGGAGTACTACAAGAACCCCGAAAGCACGGCAGACACCAAGGATGCCGAGGGCTGGGTTGCCACGGGGGACGCGGGTTTCATCGAAGAAAGCTCTGGCCATTTGCGCATTATCGACCGTGCAAAGGACGTGGGACAAATGGCAGATGGATCGCTGTTTGCGCCTAAGTATGTTGAAAACAAGCTGAAATTCTTCCCGAACATTCTGGAGGCTGTGGTTTTCGGCAATGGGAAGGATGAGTGCACAGCATTTATTAACATCGACTTAACAGCGGTCGGAAACTGGGCGGAGCGCAACAACATCGGTTATGCGTCCTATCAGGAACTGGCGCGCCATCCGCAGGTGATGGATACGATCCAGAGCCATGTGGAAGAGGTGAACGCCAGCGTCGCGCAAGACGAGATGCTGTCGGGCTGCCAGATCCACCGGTTTGTGGTCCTGCACAAGGAACTGGATGCGGATGACGGGGAGCTGACCCGCACCCGCAAGGTCCGCCGCCGGATTATTGAAGAGAAATATGATGATATCATTACCGCGCTGTACGATGGATCGAAGTCGATCAGTACCGAGACGGAAGTGACCTATGAAGACGGGCGCAAGGGCAGCATCAAGGCAACGCTGGAAGTGCGCGACGCCAAGGTGATGCCGGTTGCGCAGCGGATGGCCGCGCAATGA